In Colletotrichum higginsianum IMI 349063 chromosome 1, whole genome shotgun sequence, one genomic interval encodes:
- a CDS encoding YisB protein: protein MKAPDEETAQFETFRDCLSAAVVERVTKPAPKPKRRSKKTNAASKSSSNDEKGTAPVDAAVDADDMVEFASYLASEAFDSFPADLKSLSHAAYVADPSLRSRYALPLTGADVADILPSLSPDVADSLVAYGIVDPDRQGAHEFLAPVLGEYVAALTAAPPPPRSTRDRVEGCELCGRDWIALTYHHLIPRMVHDKVVKRGWHREDELNNAAWLCRLCHSFVHRFAGHEDLARHYYTVELLLEQEEVVRFAQYASRVRWKGR from the coding sequence ATGAAGGCTCCTGACGAAGAAACAGCCCAGTTTGAAACTTTCCGGGACTGTCTTtcggcggccgtcgtcgaacGCGTGACGAAACCCGCACCGAAACCAAAACGCCGCTCTAAAAAGACCAACGCAGCGTCCAAGTCTAGCAGCAACGATGAGAAGGGGACTGCCCctgtcgacgccgccgtggacgccgacgacatgGTCGAATTCGCCTCCTACCTCGCCTCCGAGGCTTTCGACTCCTTCCCCGCGGACCTCAAATCCCTCTCCCATGCCGCCTACGTCGCTGACCCGTCCCTGCGGTCCCGCTACGCCCTGCccctcaccggcgccgacgtcgccgatATCCTGCCCTCACTGTCCCCGGACGTCGCCGACTCACTCGTCGCGtacggcatcgtcgacccGGACCGGCAGGGCGCGCACGAGTTCCTGGCGCCCGTGCTGGGCGAGTACGTGGCGGCGCTCacggccgcgccgccgccgccgaggtcgacgagggacCGCGTCGAGGGCTGTGAGCTGTGCGGCCGCGACTGGATTGCTCTGACGTACCACCATCTCATTCCGCGCATGGTCCACGACAAGGTTGTGAAGCGCGGCTGGCACCGAGAGGATGAGCTCAACAACGCTGCCTGGCTGTGTCGTCTGTGCCATTCCTTTGTGCATCGGTTCGCCGGCCACGAGGACCTGGCGCGCCATTATTACACCGTCGAGCTCCTGCTGGAGCAAGAAGAGGTTGTCCGGTTTGCCCAGTATGCCAGTCGAGTGAGGTGGAAAGGAAGGTAA